One window from the genome of Zerene cesonia ecotype Mississippi chromosome 1, Zerene_cesonia_1.1, whole genome shotgun sequence encodes:
- the LOC119830398 gene encoding Krueppel homolog 1-like, translating to MIGEEERVHQCRECGLTLSTRSALTAHSRSHRVAADAHRCDVCHKTFAVPARLVRHYRTHTGERPFECEYCHKMFSVKENLQVHRRIHTKERPYRCGVCGAAFEHSGKLHRHARIHTGERPHACPHCHKTFIQSGQLVIHLRTHTGEKPYRCPAPGCGKGFTCSKQLKVHSRTHTGERPYTCEICLRDFGYNHVLKLHRFQHFGERCYRCTVCDGTFNTKKQMEAHIYKEHGADSAQGTNSQTSAPLVNGNVMCDIVEAALQQLPPTPPSSPPSPPGSTATSSTNTLSTVVPPNAFSPTPSPSPSPPADPVVYHHFTLAPSSLPPRKRKLIPHIEEPVPIVRHTSVIQFAPAAAESS from the exons ATGATAG GTGAAGAAGAACGTGTTCATCAATGCCGAGAATGTGGTTTAACCCTATCCACTCGAAGCGCTTTAACAGCTCATTCACGTTCGCACCGAGTCGCTGCTGATGCTCACCGGTGCGACGTGTGTCACAAGACATTTGCTGTACCTGCTCGGCTCGTGCGCCATTACCGCACGCACACCGGAGAAAGACCTTTCGAATGCGAATATTGCCATAAAATGTTCAGTGTAAAGGAGAATCTTCAGGTCCATCGAAGAATACATACTAAGGAAAGGCCGTATCGATGCGGCGTATGCGGTGCAGCCTTTGAACATTCGGGAAAATTACATCGCCACGCACGCATTCATACTGGGGAACGACCACACGCTTGTCCGCATTGCCATAAGACTTTCATACAATCTGGACAATTAGTGATTCATTTACGAACGCATACAGGAGAAAAGCCCTATAGGTGTCCAGCACCCGGATGTGGCAAGGGATTCACTTGCTCCAAACAACTTAAAGTACACTCGCGTACACATACCGGAGAGCGGCCCTACACGTGCGAAATATGTTTGCGAGATTTTGGGTATAATCATGTTTTGAAATTGCACCGCTTCCAACATTTTGGCGAACGCTGTTACCGCTGCACAGTATGTGATGGTActtttaatactaaaaaacaaatggaAGCACATATTTATAAGGAACACGGCGCTGATTCCGCCCAAGGAACTAACTCTCAAACGTCAGCACCGCTAGTGAATGGAAATGTGATGTGTGATATAGTAGAAGCGGCTTTACAACAGTTGCCACCCACACCACCGAGCTCGCCGCCATCCCCTCCGGGCTCTACAGCTACATCGAGCACAAACACTTTGTCAACCGTTGTACCACCGAATGCGTTTTCGCCAACTCCGTCGCCTTCACCATCGCCCCCCGCAGATCCAGTGGTTTATCATCATTTTACGCTAGCGCCTTCATCTCTCCCACCACGAAAACGTAAACTTATTCCGCATATAGAAGAACCCGTACCGATAGTTCGTCATACGTCAGTGATACAATTTGCTCCTGCAGCTGCAGAATCATCATAG